The bacterium region GTCGAAGACCAGGAGATCCATCGCCACCGCCACGCCTAGATCGGCCTGGTAATAGAAGCCCTGGGCGCAGAGCAGGAAGCCCAGGGCCGCCACCAAGGCCGTCAGCTTGGCCCGCTGCCGGGCCGGAAAAGCCGCCGGAATCAGCGAAAACAGCGCCAGACCCAAAAGGACCAAATAGGGCCACTCCAGCTCCCATAGGCGGGCGAGATCGAGGCTCATGGCGCCGCCCTCCTTCCGACCTGGACCTTGGCGCCCTCGACCCGCTCCAGCAGGGCTTGAGTGGCGGGCTCGATCTTCTTCAGAAAGAAATTCGGCTTCACGCCCATCCAGACGATCAAGATCAGAAGCGGCAGCAGGCAAAGGACCTCACGGCCGCCGAGATCCTTCAAATCCTTGAGCTTGGGATTGGTCGCCGGTCCGAAAAAGACCCGCTCCACCATCCAAAGCATGTAGACCGCGGCGAAGATCACGCAGGTGGTGGAGATCAAGGTCGCCCGGGGCAATTCGCTGAAGCTGCCCGAGAGGATGAGGAATTCGCCGACGAAGCCGTTGGTCCCGGGCAGGGCGATCGAGGAGAAGGTGACGATCAAGAAGATCACGGTGTAAACCGGCAGGAACTTGGCCAAGCCGCCGTAGTCCTCGATCTTCCGGGTATGGGTCCGGTCATAGATCATGCCGACCAAGAGGAAGAGCGCGCCGGTGGAAATGCCGTGATTCAACATCTGGTAGACCGCACCGGTCACCGCTTGGGGCGTCAGCGCCATCAGGCCGAGCATCACGAAGCCCAAGTGCGAGACCGAAGAATAGGCCAC contains the following coding sequences:
- a CDS encoding NADH-quinone oxidoreductase subunit M; its protein translation is FPSGLEMGRPLLVTLAVIGIVYGALVAMVQKDVKKLVAYSSVSHLGFVMLGLMALTPQAVTGAVYQMLNHGISTGALFLLVGMIYDRTHTRKIEDYGGLAKFLPVYTVIFLIVTFSSIALPGTNGFVGEFLILSGSFSELPRATLISTTCVIFAAVYMLWMVERVFFGPATNPKLKDLKDLGGREVLCLLPLLILIVWMGVKPNFFLKKIEPATQALLERVEGAKVQVGRRAAP